Proteins encoded in a region of the Salminus brasiliensis chromosome 2, fSalBra1.hap2, whole genome shotgun sequence genome:
- the kras gene encoding GTPase KRas isoform X2: MTEYKLVVVGAGGVGKSALTIQLIQNHFVDEYDPTIEDSYRKQVVIDGETCLLDILDTAGQEEYSAMRDQYMRTGEGFLCVFAINNTKSFEDIHHYREQIKRVKDSEDVPMVLVGNKCDLPSRTVDTKQAQDLARSYGIPFIETSAKTRQGVDDAFYTLVREIRKHKEKMSKEGKKKKKKSKTKCILM, translated from the exons ATGACTGAGTAtaaactggtggtggtgggagcTGGAGGCGTGGGCAAGAGCGCTCTCACGATCCAACTCATCCAGAACCACTTTGTGGATGAATATGACCCGACTATAGAG GACTCATACAGGAAGCAGGTGGTGATTGACGGGGAGACATGCCTACTGGACATCCTGGACACAGCAGGTCAGGAGGAGTACAGCGCCATGAGGGACCAGTACATGAGGACAGGAGAGGGCTTCCTCTGTGTCTTTGCCATCAATAACACCAAGTCCTTTGAGGACATTCACCACTACAG AGAGCAGATTAAGAGAGTGAAAGACTCTGAGGACGTCCCCATGGTGCTGGTGGGAAATAAGTGTGACCTGCCGTCACGCACGGTGGATACTAAGCAGGCTCAGGATTTAGCACGCAGCTATGGAATTCCTTTCATCGAGACCTCAGCAAAAACGAGACAG ggtGTTGACGACGCCTTTTACACATTAGTCCGGGAAATCCGAAAGCACAAGGAGAAGATGAGCAAGGAAggcaagaagaagaaaaagaagtccAAGACAAAGTGTATACTAATGTGA
- the kras gene encoding GTPase KRas isoform X1 — protein MTEYKLVVVGAGGVGKSALTIQLIQNHFVDEYDPTIEDSYRKQVVIDGETCLLDILDTAGQEEYSAMRDQYMRTGEGFLCVFAINNTKSFEDIHHYREQIKRVKDSEDVPMVLVGNKCDLPSRTVDTKQAQDLARSYGIPFIETSAKTRQRVEDAFYTLVREIRQYRLKKISKEEKTPRCIPLKKCVVM, from the exons ATGACTGAGTAtaaactggtggtggtgggagcTGGAGGCGTGGGCAAGAGCGCTCTCACGATCCAACTCATCCAGAACCACTTTGTGGATGAATATGACCCGACTATAGAG GACTCATACAGGAAGCAGGTGGTGATTGACGGGGAGACATGCCTACTGGACATCCTGGACACAGCAGGTCAGGAGGAGTACAGCGCCATGAGGGACCAGTACATGAGGACAGGAGAGGGCTTCCTCTGTGTCTTTGCCATCAATAACACCAAGTCCTTTGAGGACATTCACCACTACAG AGAGCAGATTAAGAGAGTGAAAGACTCTGAGGACGTCCCCATGGTGCTGGTGGGAAATAAGTGTGACCTGCCGTCACGCACGGTGGATACTAAGCAGGCTCAGGATTTAGCACGCAGCTATGGAATTCCTTTCATCGAGACCTCAGCAAAAACGAGACAG AGAGTGGAGGATGCCTTTTACACTCTGGTCCGGGAGATCAGGCAATACCGGCTGAAAAAAATCAGCAAAGAAGAAAAGACGCCGCGCTGCatcccacttaaaaaatgtGTTGTGATGTAA
- the rassf8a gene encoding ras association domain-containing protein 8, producing MELKVWVDGVQRVVCGVTEATTCQEVVIALAQAIGRTGRYTLVEKWRDSERHLAPHESPLASLNTWGQYAGDVQFILHRTGPSLMERPPSVGLIPRGPERGLYRQSLPIMGKLRAPGDRSLLRRREPRRKSLTFTGGPRGLRDILSGGRLGDTEGKRHILLVNNGHQGPSLSPRLSGSRLEDMSRLVRLQRETLAVLNHRMEAYEAELQTWSDKRGANDEDSWAAAMDEIAHLEQRMRKNQVEVEEEEFWASELQIERESERQLEERLQELSGRMHVCETELGQRLACLQGVEAGLEAQRLQKEMRETQQANEGEVKARLQRVKAELKAQAQHTAQLESSCRAVERSLTQSSKRLQESQYELEQLTKELRQVNLQQFIQQTGTKVTVLPVEPSDAEASPLPQDSDFVALTGSLKRSGPSHAVGVNLRVLHSPITAALNPEGIYV from the exons ATGGAGCTAAAGGTGTGGGTGGATGGAGTCCAGCGTGTGGTCTGTGGTGTCACTGAGGCCACCACCTGTCAGGAAGTGGTCATCGCACTGGCTCAGGCCATAG GTCGCACTGGACGCTACACACTGGTCGAGAAATGGAGGGATTCTGAGCGCCACTTAGCCCCTCATGAGAGCCCACTGGCCTCCTTGAACACTTGGGGTCAGTATGCTGGTGATGTCCAATTCATTCTTCACCGGACTGGTCCCTCTCTTATGGAGCGCCCTCCATCTGTTGGCCTGATCCCTCGGGGTCCTGAACGTGGCTTGTACCGCCAGAGCCTCCCCATTATGGGCAAGCTTCGGGCTCCAGGGGACCGTTCGCTCCTCCGACGCCGCGAACCACGCCGGAAATCTCTGACCTTTACAGGTGGCCCGAGGGGCCTCCGGGACATCCTGAGTGGCGGCAGGCTGGGAGACACAGAGGGCAAACGGCACATTCTACTGGTTAACAACGGTCACCAAGGCCCCTCCCTGTCTCCTCGATTATCTGGGAGCCGCCTAGAGGACATGAGCCGCCTGGTCAGGCTGCAGAGGGAGACACTGGCGGTTTTGAATCATCGGATGGAGGCTTACGAGGCTGAGCTTCAGACATGGAGTGACAAAAGAGGAGCAAATGACGAGGACTCATGGGCTGCGGCGATGGACGAGATAGCTCATCTAGAACAGCGAATGCGGAAGAAccaggtggaggtggaggaggaggagttctgGGCGAGCGAGCTGCAGATCGAGCGGGAAAGCGAGCGCCAGCTGGAGGAGCGACTACAGGAGTTAAGTGGCCGAATGCACGTCTGTGAGACGGAGCTGGGCCAGCGGCTGGCCTGCCTGCAGGGTGTGGAAGCCGGTCTGGAGGCCCAGCGGCTCCAGAAGGAGATGAGGGAAACTCAGCAGGCGAATGAGGGAGAGGTGAAGGCCAGGCTACAGAGGGTGAAGGCCGAACTAAAGGCCCAGGCTCAGCACACGGCGCAGCTGGAGAGCAGCTGCAGAGCTGTGGAAAGATCACTGACCCAGTCCAGCAAGAGACTACAG GAGAGTCAGTACGAGCTGGAGCAGCTGACGAAAGAGCTGAGGCAAGTGAACCTGCAGCAGTTCATCCAGCAGACTGGCACTAAAGTGACCGTGCTGCCTGTGGAACCCAGTGATGCGGAGGCCAGTCCACTGCCTCAGGACTCGG ATTTTGTTGCCCTGACTGGTTCCCTGAAACGGTCAGGCCCTTCTCATGCAGTGGGGGTTAACCTGCGTGTGCTGCACAGCCCCATCACTGCTGCTTTGAACCCTGAGGGCATTTATGTCTGA
- the LOC140546425 gene encoding cytosolic 5'-nucleotidase 1A — protein sequence MEPKSDCALVTAVSCYDIFDLRTSQSDSGPLAKGSAFTFIKATQAVNERLLKQNEDQTLLFELILFGKDCEEQIKSKIFDSAKHYGLEVGKFYFCSGEDFVRTLQENHVKLFLSTDRDDVYSALKAGVPAALLCQQADQQVQNQLKVLFSGDLIGLPGECLRDLGFSDVQIQNFKAAKSRIKEFAILIGEMRRRFRCENSPLHTVLMTVWGSRDVCATALKTLRTWGLDVDEAFCLAGAPRSPILTVIQPHILWDDGLHNLKEASPVVGVSS from the exons ATGGAGCCAAAG agTGACTGTGCACTGgtcactgctgtgtcctgttaTGACATTTTTGACCTGCGTACTTCCCAGTCAGACTCCGGCCCACTAGCCAAAGGCTCTGCCTTCACCTTCATCAAG GCCACGCAAGCGGTCAACGAGAGACTCTTAAAGCAGAACGAAGACCAGACATTGCTGTTTGAGCTGATCCTGTTTGGAAAAGATTGTGAAGAGCAGATCAAATCAAAGATATTTGACAGTGCAAAACACTACG GTCTAGAAGTTGGCAAGTTCTACTTTTGCTCCGGAGAGGACTTTGTGAGAACACTGCAGGAAAACCATGTGAAGTTGTTCCTGTCAACAGACAGAGATGATGTGTACAGTGCCTTAAAAGCAG GTGTTCCTGCTGCTTTGCTGTGCCAGCAGGCAGACCAGCAGGTCCAGAATCAGCTGAAGGTGCTCTTCTCAGGAGATCTCATCGGCCTTCCCGGGGAGTGTCTTAGGGATCTGGGGTTCAGTGATGTCCAGATACAGAACTTTAAAGCAGCAAAG AGTCGTATTAAAGAATTTGCCATTCTAATTGGAGAGATGAGGAGGCGGTTTAGATGTGAGAACAGCCCTCTCCATACCGTCCTCATGACTGTGTGGGGTTCCAGAGATGTCTGTGCCACGGCCCTGAAGACCCTCCGAACCTGGGGCCTGGATGTGGATGAAGCCTTCTGCCTGGCCGGAGCCCCTCGCAGCCCTATTCTAACAGTAATACAACCACATATACTATGGGATGACGGACTGCACAATTTAAAAGAAGCATCTCCTGTTGTGGGGGTGAGCAGTTAG